A genomic segment from Janthinobacterium sp. 64 encodes:
- a CDS encoding NF038129 family PEP-CTERM protein — MFATTLNRTLRHAVLAALLAGSSSLALAAPLSYHVEIDTSAFSGAGFLDFAFIAGNSPAPGASAVLSNFSGAFGALASQEGNVSGSVPGTLTFGNSGAYNDWFHNVTLGGKFAFNVVFGGDFLNTAGNAGTTFGVGLLDYTGTTYLGNANGNLVQFELTPVNGGLPASIAGSTYASIASISAVPEASEWMMLTGGLALIGFALRRRQRLPAA, encoded by the coding sequence ATGTTTGCAACGACACTCAACCGTACCTTGCGCCACGCCGTGCTGGCCGCCTTGCTTGCCGGCAGCTCCAGCCTGGCGCTGGCGGCTCCGCTCAGTTACCACGTGGAAATCGACACCAGCGCCTTTTCCGGCGCCGGCTTCCTCGACTTTGCCTTCATCGCCGGCAACAGCCCCGCACCGGGCGCCAGTGCCGTGCTGAGCAATTTCTCGGGCGCGTTCGGCGCGCTGGCATCGCAGGAAGGCAATGTCAGCGGCAGCGTGCCAGGCACCTTGACCTTCGGCAATAGTGGGGCCTACAACGACTGGTTCCACAACGTGACCCTGGGCGGCAAGTTCGCATTCAACGTGGTCTTCGGCGGCGACTTCCTGAACACGGCCGGCAACGCGGGCACGACCTTTGGCGTGGGCTTGCTCGACTACACAGGCACCACTTACCTGGGCAATGCAAATGGTAACCTGGTGCAGTTCGAACTGACGCCGGTCAATGGCGGCTTGCCCGCCAGCATTGCCGGCAGCACCTATGCCAGCATCGCGTCGATCTCGGCCGTACCGGAAGCCTCGGAATGGATGATGCTGACGGGCGGCCTGGCGCTGATCGGCTTTGCCTTGCGCCGCCGCCAGCGTCTGCCAGCGGCGTAA
- a CDS encoding protease inhibitor I9 family protein, whose translation MPAFHLGLVILAGAMGPSAAPARQAYIVQLPVQLPAAAQREARATQAEAQRRAVLALVPEASVQHHYTATLNGFAALLTPAEVKRLRASPLVARVSPSTEEHVNDSGARSVPDAQR comes from the coding sequence ATGCCCGCATTCCATCTGGGTCTGGTCATTCTCGCTGGCGCCATGGGCCCATCGGCTGCCCCCGCGCGCCAGGCGTATATTGTGCAATTACCCGTGCAATTGCCGGCAGCGGCGCAGCGCGAAGCCCGGGCAACGCAGGCCGAGGCGCAACGGCGCGCCGTGCTGGCGCTGGTGCCCGAGGCCAGCGTGCAACACCACTACACGGCCACGCTGAACGGCTTTGCCGCCCTGCTCACGCCAGCCGAGGTCAAGCGCCTGCGCGCCAGCCCCCTCGTCGCGCGCGTCTCGCCCAGCACCGAAGAGCATGTCAATGACAGCGGTGCGCGCAGCGTGCCCGATGCGCAGCGCTGA